One Hippoglossus stenolepis isolate QCI-W04-F060 chromosome 9, HSTE1.2, whole genome shotgun sequence genomic region harbors:
- the lrrc8ab gene encoding volume-regulated anion channel subunit LRRC8A, with protein sequence MIPITELRYFVDTQPAYRILKPWWDVFTDYISIVMLMISVFGGTLQVTQDKMICLPCKWVVNETCKKNFNYSTAPFLEPKGIQYDLDRHQYNYVDAVCYENRLHWFAKYFPYLVLLHTLIFLACSNFWFKFPRTSSKLEHFVSILLKCFDSPWTTRALSETVVEESDPKPMKMNGSMDHKESVISEDVEASVPMLQRTKTRFEQGIVDRTETGVLEKKEGEQAKALFEKVKKFRIHVEEGDIVYRLYIRQTIIKVIKFILIICYTGYYVHDIKFSVDCSVNIESLTGYSVYRCAHPLATLFKILACFYISLVVVYGLICMYTLCWMLRRSLKKYSFESIREESSYSDIPDVKNDFAFMLHMIDQYDPLYSKRFAVFLSEVSENKLRQLNLNNEWTLDKLRQRITKNSQEKLELHLFMLSGIPDTVFDLMELEVLKLELIPDVTIPPIIAQLINLREMWLYHTPAKIEAPALAFLRENLKSLHIKFTDIKEIPLWIYSLKNLSELHLTGNLSAENNRYIVIDGLRELKRLKVLRLKSNLTKLPQVVTDVGMHLQKLSINNEGTKLMVLNSLKKMVNLTELELIRCDLERIPHSIFSLHNLQEIDLKDNNLKTIEEIISFQHLHRLVCLKLWYNQIAYIPIQIGTLTHLEKLYLNRNKIEKIPSQLFYCRKLRFLDLSHNNLTYIPSDIGTLQNLQYLAVTANRIESLPNELFQCKKLRTLNLGSNCLHSLPSRFGELTGLTQLELRGNRLECLPVELGECRQLKRTGLVVEEDLFNTLPTEVKEQLWKVDKEQA encoded by the exons ATGATCCCCATCACTGAGCTGCGGTACTTTGTGGACACTCAGCCAGCGTACCGCATCCTGAAACCATGGTGGGACGTGTTCACCGACTATATCTCCATTGTTATGCTCATGATTTCCGTGTTTGGAGGGACATTGCAGGTCACCCAGGACAAGATGATCTGCCTGCCCTGCAAATGGGTGGTCAATGAGACCTGCAAGAAGAACTTCAATTACTCCACCGCACCGTTCCTCGAGCCCAAAGGGATCCAGTACGATCTGGACCGCCACCAGTACAACTATGTGGACGCTGTGTGCTACGAGAACAGATTGCACTGGTTTGCCAAGTATTTTCCCTACCTAGTATTACTCCACACCCTTATTTTCCTAGCATGCAGCAACTTTTGGTTTAAGTTTCCACGGACTAGTTCCAAACTAGAGCACTTTGTGTCCATCTTGCTGAAATGCTTTGACTCCCCATGGACAACTAGGGCACTGTCAGAGACGGTGGTCGAAGAGAGTGACCCAAAACCGATGAAGATGAACGGCTCAATGGACCACAAGGAGTCGGTAATCAGTGAGGATGTTGAAGCAAGTGTCCCTATGCTCCAAAGGACAAAGACGCGCTTTGAGCAGGGCATTGTAGATCGGACGGAGACGGGGGTTCTGGAGAAAAAAGAGGGCGAACAAGCAAAAGCCctttttgaaaaagtgaaaaagttcCGTATACACGTTGAAGAGGGGGACATTGTGTACAGGCTGTACATCCGTCAGACTATCATCAAAGTCATCAAGTTCATATTGATCATCTGTTACACAGGGTATTATGTGCACGATATTAAATTCAGCGTTGACTGTTCAGTAAATATCGAGAGTCTGACGGGTTACAGCGTGTACCGCTGTGCTCATCCGTTGgccacactttttaaaatcttagcCTGTTTTTACATTAGCTTAGTGGTGGTGTATGGCTTGATCTGCATGTACACACTTTGCTGGATGCTCCGGCGCTCTCTAAAGAAATACTCCTTTGAGTCAATACGGGAAGAGAGCAGCTACAGTGACATACCCGATGTGAAGAATGACTTTGCATTCATGTTGCACATGATCGATCAGTACGACCCTCTGTACTCTAAACGCTTTGCCGTGTTCCTCTCGGAAGTGAGCGAAAACAAGCTGAGGCAGCTGAACCTTAACAATGAGTGGACATTGGACAAGCTCAGGCAGAGGATAACTAAGAACTCTCAGGAGAAGTTGGAGTTGCACCTTTTCATGCTAAGCGGCATCCCAGACACTGTGTTTGACCTGATGGAGCTGGAGGTCCTTAAACTGGAGCTTATCCCAGATGTCACCATCCCCCCGATCATCGCCCAGCTGATCAACCTGCGGGAAATGTGGCTTTATCACACACCAGCAAAAATCGAAGCTCCAGCGTTGGCTTTTTTGCGCGAGAACTTGAAGTCCCTGCACATCAAGTTCACTGACATCAAGGAGATTCCCTTATGGATCTACAGTTTAAAGAATCTGAGTGAGCTCCATCTGACCGGGAATCTCAGTGCGGAAAACAACCGTTACATTGTCATTGACGGGCTTCGGGAGCTCAAGAGGCTCAAAGTTCTGCGTCTGAAGAGCAATCTCACCAAGCTACCTCAGGTGGTGACTGACGTGGGCATGCACCTCCAGAAGCTTTCCATCAACAACGAAGGCACCAAGCTGATGGTGCTCAACAGCCTGAAGAAGATGGTGAACCTGACAGAACTGGAGCTCATTCGCTGTGATCTCGAACGCATACCGCACTCAATCTTCAGCTTGCACAACTTGCAGGAGATCGACCTGAAGGACAACAATCTGAAGACCATTGAGGAGATCATCAGCTTCCAGCACCTCCATCGGCTCGTCTGCCTTAAGCTCTGGTACAACCAGATTGCCTACATTCCCATTCAGATTGGCACCCTGACACACCTGGAGAAGCTGTACCTGAACAGGAACAAGATTGAGAAGATTCCCAGCCAGTTGTTTTATTGCCGCAAGCTGCGCTTCTTGGACCTGAGCCATAACAACCTGACCTACATCCCTTCAGACATTGGAACCCTGCAGAATCTCCAGTACCTGGCAGTGACAGCCAACAGG ATTGAGAGTCTACCAAATGAGTTGTTCCAGTGCAAGAAGCTTCGCACTCTGAATTTGGGGAGCAATTGTCTGCACTCTCTGCCATCGCGGTTCGGAGAGCTGACTGGTTTGACCCAGCTGGAACTGAGAGGAAACCGTCTGGAATGTCTGCCCGTGGAGCTGGGCGAGTGCCGACAGCTGAAGAGAACCGGACttgtggtggaggaggaccTCTTCAACACGCTTCCCACGGAGGTTAAGGAACAGTTGTGGAAAGTCGACAAAGAACAAGCTTAA
- the hscb gene encoding iron-sulfur cluster co-chaperone protein HscB isoform X2, which translates to MLNSLRVVCSARAALVRTSRLSAARPGHSLSSSLLPRGDTWPCSMDTRGLSYHTSPSHSPRSFCTGQVHLSCWRCQQPLDKTPAFFCLSCEAVQPPEQEVSYFEIMACDHTFTLDAHKLQRRYLQLQRALHPDNFGQKSVLELQGMRIEEGTDSGADTEFLLELMEINEAVDEARTPEEANQIGQDTKGKLADLTERIDAALREAELQTARALLAQMKYHANIEEKVKEKLREFM; encoded by the exons ATGTTGAACTCACTGCGGGTTGTGTGCTCAGCCCGAGCCGCTCTGGTGAGGACCAGCCGGTTGTCTGCTGCACGTCCGGGACACAGTCTGTCCAGCAGCCTCCTCCCCAGAGGGGACACATGGCCCTGCAGCATGGACACCAGAGGACTGAGTTACCACACGAGTCCATCTCATTCACCGAGGAGCTTCTGCACAGGTCAGGTCCAtctgagctgctggaggtgtCAGCAGCCTCTGGACAAAACACCTGCTTTCTTCTGCCTGTCGTGTGAAGCGGTGCAGCCCCCTGAACAAGAGGTGTCCTACTTCGAGATCATGGCTTG CGACCACACTTTCACTCTGGACGCACACAAGCTGCAGAGAAGATACCTGCAGCTCCAGAGGGCCCTGCATCCGGACAACTTCGGCCAGAAGTCTGTG ctggagctgcaggggaTGCGTATAGAGGAGGGCACCGACTCCGGGGCTGATACTGAGTTTCTGTTGGAGCTGATGGAGATCAATGAAGCTGTTGATGAGGCACGGACTCCGGAGGAAGCCAATCAGATCGGACAAGACACAAAAG GGAAACTGGCAGACTTGACAGAGCGGATAGACGCTGCCCTTCGTGAAG CGGAGCTTCAGACTGCCAGAGCTCTTCTCGCCCAGATGAAATACCACGCAAACATCGAAGAGAAAGTCAAGGAGAAACTTCGAGAATTCATGTAA
- the hscb gene encoding iron-sulfur cluster co-chaperone protein HscB isoform X1: protein MLNSLRVVCSARAALVRTSRLSAARPGHSLSSSLLPRGDTWPCSMDTRGLSYHTSPSHSPRSFCTGQVHLSCWRCQQPLDKTPAFFCLSCEAVQPPEQEVSYFEIMACDHTFTLDAHKLQRRYLQLQRALHPDNFGQKSVTEQEFSESQSALVNKAYTTLLKPLSRGLYMLELQGMRIEEGTDSGADTEFLLELMEINEAVDEARTPEEANQIGQDTKGKLADLTERIDAALREAELQTARALLAQMKYHANIEEKVKEKLREFM, encoded by the exons ATGTTGAACTCACTGCGGGTTGTGTGCTCAGCCCGAGCCGCTCTGGTGAGGACCAGCCGGTTGTCTGCTGCACGTCCGGGACACAGTCTGTCCAGCAGCCTCCTCCCCAGAGGGGACACATGGCCCTGCAGCATGGACACCAGAGGACTGAGTTACCACACGAGTCCATCTCATTCACCGAGGAGCTTCTGCACAGGTCAGGTCCAtctgagctgctggaggtgtCAGCAGCCTCTGGACAAAACACCTGCTTTCTTCTGCCTGTCGTGTGAAGCGGTGCAGCCCCCTGAACAAGAGGTGTCCTACTTCGAGATCATGGCTTG CGACCACACTTTCACTCTGGACGCACACAAGCTGCAGAGAAGATACCTGCAGCTCCAGAGGGCCCTGCATCCGGACAACTTCGGCCAGAAGTCTGTG ACGGAGCAGGAGTTTTCAGAAAGCCAATCCGCTCTCGTGAACAAAGCATACACGACTCTGCTTAAGCCTTTGAGTCGCGGCCTTTACATG ctggagctgcaggggaTGCGTATAGAGGAGGGCACCGACTCCGGGGCTGATACTGAGTTTCTGTTGGAGCTGATGGAGATCAATGAAGCTGTTGATGAGGCACGGACTCCGGAGGAAGCCAATCAGATCGGACAAGACACAAAAG GGAAACTGGCAGACTTGACAGAGCGGATAGACGCTGCCCTTCGTGAAG CGGAGCTTCAGACTGCCAGAGCTCTTCTCGCCCAGATGAAATACCACGCAAACATCGAAGAGAAAGTCAAGGAGAAACTTCGAGAATTCATGTAA